Proteins encoded together in one Candidatus Sulfotelmatobacter sp. window:
- a CDS encoding secondary thiamine-phosphate synthase enzyme YjbQ translates to MTTTTHTEYLTITTPSRYEIRDITDEVERVRTAADLWDGVVLVSTMHITSSVFVNDHEPGLWRDILAWVEKLAPAGLDYAHHQTGEDNGDAHLKRMLLGHQVLVPVTDGRLDVGPWERVHYGEFDGRRPKRVLLKAFGLTR, encoded by the coding sequence ATGACGACGACCACGCACACCGAGTACCTGACGATCACCACGCCGTCGCGCTACGAGATCCGCGACATCACCGACGAGGTCGAGCGCGTCCGCACGGCGGCGGACCTGTGGGACGGCGTCGTGCTGGTGAGCACCATGCACATCACCTCGAGCGTGTTCGTCAACGACCACGAACCGGGGCTCTGGCGCGACATCCTGGCATGGGTCGAGAAGTTGGCGCCGGCCGGCCTCGACTACGCACACCACCAGACCGGCGAGGACAACGGCGACGCGCACCTCAAGCGGATGCTGCTCGGCCACCAGGTGCTCGTCCCCGTAACCGACGGTCGGCTCGACGTGGGGCCGTGGGAGCGGGTGCACTACGGCGAGTTCGACGGCCGCCGCCCCAAACGGGTGCTGCTCAAGGCGTTCGGCCTGACGCGATAG